The Corynebacterium suranareeae genome window below encodes:
- a CDS encoding copper transporter, with protein sequence MAKRRGKGATTIAALGFGAAAGIAFGTYVLAPNLPENIDPNAPTSAQLSEAETLAEVNAVQAAQADSIIDHIVDDVVAGTLVDRPVLVMRTADAEQSDVDDVSWLLQQAGAVNAGTITLEETFFSQDGADQLKSIVANTLPAGAQLSETQLDPGTHAGEALGAALLLNPENGEPLASTAERGLLLNVLRDSGYISYEDGTILPGQVIVLITGDSDGSGDSAFGAETQSLFARALDAQGSGVVVAGRIHTAADTGVIGRLRANPDAAANVSTVDSVDRTWGKMATVLSVREELAGRSGAFGSAASADAASPSLDGVGAAPNQ encoded by the coding sequence ATGGCTAAACGACGCGGAAAAGGCGCCACAACTATTGCAGCACTTGGGTTTGGTGCAGCAGCCGGAATTGCCTTTGGAACATATGTCCTTGCTCCCAACCTTCCAGAAAACATCGACCCAAACGCACCCACCTCAGCACAGCTTTCCGAGGCAGAGACTTTGGCGGAAGTAAATGCAGTGCAAGCAGCGCAAGCTGACAGCATCATTGACCACATCGTCGATGATGTAGTGGCAGGCACCCTAGTTGATCGACCAGTGCTGGTCATGAGAACTGCTGATGCTGAACAGTCCGATGTTGATGATGTGTCATGGCTTTTGCAGCAAGCTGGCGCTGTTAATGCAGGAACCATAACTTTAGAGGAGACATTTTTCTCTCAAGATGGTGCCGATCAATTGAAGTCGATTGTGGCTAATACTCTGCCAGCAGGTGCACAATTGTCAGAAACCCAATTGGATCCGGGCACTCATGCAGGTGAAGCACTCGGTGCAGCGCTATTGCTCAACCCGGAAAACGGAGAACCACTAGCTAGCACCGCGGAGCGTGGTTTATTGCTCAATGTACTGCGCGATAGTGGTTATATCTCTTATGAAGATGGCACTATCTTGCCTGGACAAGTAATCGTTTTAATCACCGGTGATAGCGATGGTTCCGGTGACTCTGCCTTTGGCGCTGAAACACAATCACTATTTGCCAGGGCTCTCGATGCCCAAGGATCCGGAGTCGTGGTTGCAGGGCGAATTCACACTGCCGCTGATACTGGAGTGATTGGTCGACTTCGTGCAAATCCAGATGCAGCAGCCAATGTCTCCACGGTTGATTCAGTTGACCGAACCTGGGGCAAGATGGCCACAGTATTGTCTGTTCGAGAAGAGTTGGCTGGTAGATCAGGTGCCTTTGGTTCAGCTGCGTCTGCTGATGCAGCAAGTCCATCACTAGATGGAGTTGGCGCTGCACCAAATCAGTAG
- a CDS encoding MFS transporter produces the protein MFIDMVSRRKLIIFGFIMVTLVHTTILIVALTMDASVARAWIMLALFVTFMFFVQLCLNAPIWVALSEMFPLHLRGLGMGISVFCMWIVNAGITLAFPIVVDIAGLQGMFGIFAVANALLILFLWKTLPNTSDKSLEELEESFSAGDFR, from the coding sequence GTGTTCATCGACATGGTGTCGCGAAGGAAACTCATCATTTTTGGGTTCATCATGGTGACGTTGGTTCACACTACGATTCTGATCGTCGCATTGACGATGGATGCTTCCGTGGCGCGTGCGTGGATAATGTTGGCGCTTTTCGTTACATTCATGTTTTTCGTGCAACTGTGTTTGAATGCTCCGATTTGGGTTGCGCTGTCAGAAATGTTCCCCCTTCATCTCAGGGGCCTCGGCATGGGGATTTCAGTGTTTTGCATGTGGATCGTCAATGCTGGAATCACCTTAGCTTTCCCCATTGTTGTAGACATAGCAGGGCTTCAAGGAATGTTCGGAATCTTCGCTGTGGCCAATGCACTCCTAATCCTCTTCCTCTGGAAAACCCTTCCAAATACTTCGGACAAATCGCTCGAGGAGTTAGAAGAGTCCTTCTCGGCCGGCGATTTTCGATAA
- a CDS encoding NAD kinase — protein sequence MSASTNIAEQRRVLLVPHTGRSSNIESAILAAKLLDDAGIDVRVLINDAEDPIASHPVLGRFTHVRHAPDAAEGAELVLVLGGDGTFLRAADMAHAVDLPVLGINLGHVGFLAEWESDSLEEALKRVIDRDYHVEDRMTLDVVVLDGGAEEIGHGWALNEVSIENLNRRGVLDATLEVDARPVASFGCDGVLISTPTGSTAYAFSAGGPVLWPELDAILVVPNNAHALFTKPLVVSPKSTVAVESNSDTSPAMAVMDGFRPIPMPPGSRVEVSRGKRPVRWVRLDSSPFTDRLVSKLRLPVTGWRGPQKHAEK from the coding sequence ATGAGCGCATCTACGAATATCGCGGAACAACGGCGTGTGCTGTTAGTTCCACATACTGGGCGATCATCCAATATTGAATCGGCAATTCTGGCAGCAAAATTGCTTGATGATGCAGGCATTGACGTCAGGGTATTAATCAATGATGCTGAAGATCCTATTGCGAGTCACCCCGTATTGGGTCGATTTACGCATGTGAGGCATGCTCCAGATGCAGCAGAAGGCGCAGAACTTGTCCTAGTACTCGGAGGCGACGGTACCTTTTTGCGTGCTGCAGACATGGCGCATGCCGTAGATCTTCCAGTACTTGGCATCAATTTGGGCCACGTAGGATTCCTGGCTGAATGGGAATCAGATTCTTTAGAAGAAGCACTCAAACGCGTGATCGACCGTGATTACCATGTGGAAGATCGCATGACGTTAGATGTCGTGGTCTTAGACGGTGGTGCGGAAGAAATTGGCCACGGATGGGCTTTAAATGAAGTAAGCATTGAGAACCTGAATCGCCGGGGCGTACTCGATGCCACGCTTGAAGTAGATGCTCGACCGGTGGCTTCTTTTGGTTGCGATGGCGTACTTATTTCCACCCCAACAGGTTCAACAGCGTATGCGTTTTCAGCTGGTGGCCCGGTGCTGTGGCCAGAACTTGATGCGATTTTAGTGGTACCGAACAACGCCCATGCACTGTTTACAAAACCACTGGTTGTCAGCCCAAAATCTACGGTAGCTGTGGAATCGAACTCTGATACTTCACCAGCGATGGCAGTGATGGATGGTTTTCGCCCCATACCAATGCCACCTGGATCCCGCGTTGAGGTGAGCAGAGGTAAGCGTCCGGTGCGGTGGGTTCGACTGGATTCTTCACCATTTACCGACCGCCTTGTGAGCAAATTACGTCTTCCAGTAACGGGTTGGCGTGGGCCGCAAAAACACGCGGAAAAGTAA
- a CDS encoding Trm112 family protein has protein sequence MSLDPQLLEVLACPKDKGPLRYLESEQLLVNERLNLAYRIDDGIPVLLIDEATEWTPNN, from the coding sequence ATGAGTCTTGATCCACAGCTTCTTGAAGTCCTGGCCTGCCCAAAGGACAAGGGCCCGCTTCGATATCTGGAGAGCGAACAGCTCTTGGTCAATGAACGCCTCAACCTGGCCTATCGCATTGACGACGGAATTCCGGTGCTGCTTATCGACGAAGCCACCGAGTGGACCCCCAACAACTAG
- a CDS encoding universal stress protein, protein MKKIITGVDSSQTALTAAVKAAELAVSLDAELYVISAYSISSVVAMQTAKSGNMAVKTSDAYQRLADGQAAAAQEAAESVAAILRSDWPALKVKALAVEGQPAEVLVQQAELLDADTIVVGNKKAQGLQRILGSISRNVAAAANCDLYIVNTTRV, encoded by the coding sequence ATGAAGAAAATCATCACTGGCGTTGATTCAAGCCAAACTGCACTTACCGCAGCAGTAAAAGCTGCAGAGCTTGCAGTTAGTCTTGATGCAGAACTGTACGTCATTTCCGCATACAGCATCAGCTCCGTCGTGGCGATGCAAACCGCCAAGAGTGGAAACATGGCCGTCAAGACTTCTGATGCTTACCAACGACTCGCAGATGGTCAAGCGGCAGCAGCGCAAGAAGCTGCGGAATCAGTGGCAGCAATTTTGCGAAGCGATTGGCCTGCCCTTAAGGTCAAGGCTCTTGCTGTAGAAGGACAACCAGCGGAAGTACTAGTTCAGCAGGCAGAGCTGCTTGATGCAGATACAATTGTTGTCGGCAATAAAAAGGCTCAAGGCTTGCAACGCATCCTTGGAAGTATTTCACGAAACGTTGCGGCTGCAGCCAACTGTGATCTCTACATTGTTAATACAACAAGAGTTTAG
- the recN gene encoding DNA repair protein RecN, translating into MLVDIAIENLGVIPAASAEFSSGLTVLTGETGAGKTMVVTGLRLLSGGRADASRVRTGSAQAVVEGRFVTQGVPCDIVERATGIVSNAGGAADENGEFLAVRSVGANGRSKAHLGGRSVPAATLSEFSDELLTIHGQNDQLRLLSPERQLDALDRFDPALSALRHSYATKYHTWKTLDRDLQKRLSSRRELAQEVDRLQFAINEIEEVAPQPGEDKELVEQIRRLQDVDSLREQAATALAAIDGAGALSDAMGGAGGFDDEQESASDQLGQAESALAGSDDAKLKEIAAQLSEITSQLSEVSMELGGFLSELPADPQALDEMLTRQQQLKLLTRKYAADIDGVIEWQHKAQIRLDSIDISSEALDKLKADVNKAEVSMMRAAKKLSTSRTKAARKLAKTVTEELQGLAMQKARFDVAMTIVDPGPTGIDQVEFQLAANSLSQPRPLASSASGGELSRVMLALEVILAAGTTGTTLVFDEVDAGVGGRAAVEIGRRLARLANNNQVIVVTHLPQVAAYADTHLHVAKNVGEKSVTSGVESLTFERRVEELSRMLAGLDDTATGRAHATELLERAQKEKQDICAEAEEPLLAASA; encoded by the coding sequence ATGCTCGTAGACATTGCCATTGAGAACCTTGGAGTGATTCCAGCCGCCTCAGCTGAGTTTAGCTCAGGTTTAACCGTGCTTACCGGTGAGACCGGCGCGGGAAAGACCATGGTAGTTACTGGTTTACGCTTACTTTCCGGCGGTCGAGCGGATGCATCCCGTGTCCGTACTGGATCCGCTCAGGCGGTTGTGGAAGGTCGCTTTGTCACCCAAGGTGTGCCCTGCGATATCGTCGAACGTGCGACCGGAATCGTTTCGAACGCCGGTGGTGCAGCAGATGAAAATGGTGAGTTTTTAGCAGTGCGTTCCGTTGGGGCAAATGGCCGTTCCAAAGCGCATCTGGGAGGGCGTTCAGTTCCGGCTGCAACGTTGTCAGAGTTTTCAGATGAACTGCTCACCATCCACGGTCAAAATGATCAACTTCGGCTGCTGTCTCCAGAACGGCAACTGGATGCGCTGGACCGGTTTGACCCAGCCTTGTCCGCTCTTCGTCACAGCTACGCAACTAAGTACCACACGTGGAAAACCTTGGACCGGGATTTGCAAAAGCGTCTAAGCAGTAGGAGAGAGCTCGCTCAAGAGGTCGACCGCCTTCAATTCGCTATCAATGAGATTGAAGAAGTAGCTCCGCAGCCAGGTGAAGATAAAGAGTTAGTGGAACAGATCCGTCGCCTTCAAGATGTGGATTCATTGCGAGAACAAGCCGCCACTGCATTAGCTGCCATTGATGGCGCGGGGGCGCTAAGTGATGCAATGGGTGGCGCCGGTGGTTTTGATGATGAGCAAGAATCCGCCTCGGATCAACTCGGTCAAGCAGAATCTGCACTAGCAGGAAGCGACGATGCCAAGCTGAAAGAGATCGCAGCACAGCTTTCAGAGATCACAAGTCAGCTCAGTGAAGTCTCGATGGAGTTGGGAGGCTTCTTATCTGAACTTCCCGCAGATCCTCAAGCTTTGGACGAAATGCTCACCAGGCAGCAACAGCTCAAGCTGCTCACCCGGAAATATGCTGCCGACATCGATGGCGTTATTGAATGGCAGCATAAAGCCCAAATCCGCCTAGATAGCATCGATATTTCCTCTGAAGCTTTGGACAAACTCAAAGCAGACGTAAACAAAGCAGAAGTCTCCATGATGCGCGCTGCAAAGAAGCTTTCCACTTCACGAACAAAAGCAGCGAGAAAACTAGCCAAAACAGTTACTGAAGAACTTCAAGGTTTAGCCATGCAAAAGGCACGCTTTGATGTTGCTATGACAATTGTGGATCCCGGCCCAACCGGGATTGACCAGGTGGAATTCCAACTCGCCGCCAATAGTCTTTCACAACCTCGCCCGCTGGCATCTTCTGCTTCTGGCGGTGAACTTTCCCGCGTCATGCTCGCGCTAGAAGTTATTCTTGCCGCAGGAACAACCGGTACAACACTGGTTTTCGATGAAGTTGATGCCGGAGTAGGTGGCCGCGCAGCGGTAGAAATCGGTCGGCGCCTAGCCAGACTTGCCAATAATAACCAGGTCATCGTGGTTACCCACCTTCCTCAAGTAGCCGCCTATGCTGATACCCACCTTCATGTAGCTAAAAATGTTGGAGAAAAATCAGTTACCTCAGGAGTGGAATCCTTGACTTTCGAACGCCGCGTCGAAGAACTCTCCCGCATGCTCGCAGGTTTAGATGACACAGCTACAGGCCGTGCGCACGCCACTGAGCTGCTAGAACGAGCTCAGAAGGAAAAGCAAGATATTTGTGCTGAAGCCGAAGAGCCACTACTTGCTGCCAGCGCATAG
- the tyrS gene encoding tyrosine--tRNA ligase: MNIIDELSWRGLINQSTDLDALREEASTPITLYCGFDPTGPSLHAGHLVPLLMLKRFQQAGHNPIVLAGGATGMIGDPRDVGERTMNSADTVSEWAERISGQLSRFVDFDGEHAARLVNNAEWTNDMSVVTFLRDVGKHFSLNTMLARDTVKRRLESDGISYTEFSYMLLQANDYVELNKRFGCTLQVGGGDQWGNIVSGVDLNRRVNGSSVHAITVPLVTDSEGKKFGKSTGGGSLWLDPEMTSPYAWYQYFINAADADVIRYLRWFTFLNQEELAELEVEVAERPFKREAQRRLAREMTNLVHGTEATVAVELAAQALFGRAELRDLDEKTLAASVSETEVAEIKAGEPRTIIDLLVASGLAESKGAAKRAVKEGGAYVNNERIESDDWEPAAEDLLHGSWLVLRRGKKNFAGVQILG, encoded by the coding sequence ATGAACATCATCGACGAACTCTCCTGGCGCGGATTAATCAACCAATCCACCGATCTGGATGCCCTCCGCGAGGAAGCTTCAACCCCAATCACCCTGTACTGCGGATTCGACCCCACCGGTCCATCCCTCCACGCAGGACACCTCGTGCCTTTGCTCATGCTGAAGCGCTTCCAACAAGCAGGCCACAACCCAATCGTGCTTGCAGGTGGCGCAACCGGCATGATCGGCGACCCCCGAGATGTTGGCGAACGCACCATGAACTCGGCCGATACCGTCTCTGAGTGGGCTGAGCGCATCTCCGGACAGCTCAGCCGATTCGTAGATTTCGACGGCGAACACGCAGCCCGCCTGGTAAACAACGCCGAGTGGACCAACGACATGTCAGTCGTGACTTTCCTTCGAGATGTAGGAAAGCACTTCTCACTCAACACCATGCTTGCCCGCGACACTGTCAAGCGGCGCCTTGAATCCGACGGCATTTCATACACTGAGTTCTCCTACATGTTGCTCCAAGCCAACGACTACGTTGAGCTCAACAAACGCTTTGGATGCACTCTGCAGGTTGGTGGCGGTGACCAATGGGGCAACATCGTCTCCGGAGTTGACCTCAACCGACGCGTCAACGGATCTTCTGTCCACGCAATCACCGTGCCTTTAGTCACCGACTCCGAAGGTAAGAAGTTTGGTAAATCCACCGGCGGCGGAAGCCTGTGGCTGGATCCAGAAATGACCAGCCCATACGCTTGGTACCAGTACTTCATCAATGCAGCCGACGCTGACGTAATCCGCTACCTCCGTTGGTTTACTTTCCTTAACCAGGAAGAACTAGCGGAATTGGAAGTCGAAGTAGCAGAACGTCCATTCAAGCGTGAAGCACAGCGACGCCTAGCCCGCGAAATGACCAACCTTGTCCACGGCACCGAGGCAACCGTAGCAGTCGAGTTGGCCGCACAAGCACTATTTGGTCGCGCTGAACTTCGAGACCTTGATGAAAAGACTCTTGCCGCATCGGTTTCTGAAACTGAAGTTGCAGAAATCAAGGCAGGGGAGCCACGCACCATCATCGACCTTTTGGTGGCCAGTGGTTTGGCAGAATCCAAGGGTGCAGCAAAACGTGCAGTCAAGGAAGGCGGTGCGTACGTAAACAACGAACGCATTGAATCTGATGATTGGGAACCTGCTGCTGAAGACCTGCTCCATGGATCGTGGCTGGTACTACGCCGTGGCAAGAAGAATTTCGCTGGAGTTCAAATTCTCGGCTAA
- a CDS encoding CTP synthase, whose protein sequence is MTSTRKVRPTKHIFVTGGVVSSLGKGLTAASLGQLLIARGLSVTMQKLDPYLNVDPGTMNPFEHGEVFVTEDGAETDLDLGHYERFLDRNLGLNANVTTGKVYSTVIAKERRGEYLGKTVQVIPHITDEIKARILSMGIPDADGNAPDVVISEVGGTVGDIESQPFLEAARQVRHEIGRENCFFIHCSLVPYLATSGELKTKPTQHSVAELRGIGILPDALVLRCDREVPQGLKDKIAMMCDVDYEGVVSCPDSSSIYNIPDVLYREHLDTFIIRRLGLPFRDVDWSTWHDLLERVNNPRHEITVGIVGKYIDLPDAYLSVVEAVRAAGYANWTRTNIKWITSDDCETPAGAMKALGGLNAIVVPGGFGIRGIEGKIGAITFAREHKIPLLGLCLGLQCTVIEAARQAGLDQASSTEFDPDASQPVIATMEEQKAAVSGEADLGGTMRLGAYPATLQEGSVVASLYGTTEVSERHRHRYEVNNAYREQIAQGSDLVFSGTSPDGHLVEFVEYPRNVHPFLVATQAHPEYKSRPTNAHPLFYGLVKTALELRVHP, encoded by the coding sequence ATGACCTCAACACGAAAAGTCCGTCCCACCAAACATATCTTCGTCACCGGTGGCGTAGTTTCTTCCCTCGGCAAAGGATTAACCGCGGCTAGTCTTGGACAATTGCTGATCGCTCGCGGATTGTCGGTGACCATGCAGAAGCTGGATCCGTATCTCAACGTTGATCCTGGCACTATGAATCCTTTTGAACACGGTGAAGTCTTTGTCACCGAAGATGGTGCAGAAACAGACCTCGATCTGGGCCATTATGAGCGTTTCCTCGACCGAAACCTTGGACTTAACGCCAACGTCACTACCGGTAAGGTGTACTCAACCGTCATTGCCAAAGAGCGCAGGGGAGAGTACCTCGGAAAAACTGTCCAGGTCATTCCGCATATCACTGATGAAATCAAGGCCCGTATTTTGAGCATGGGCATTCCTGATGCTGATGGAAACGCACCTGATGTGGTGATTTCCGAGGTCGGTGGAACAGTCGGTGATATTGAGTCCCAGCCGTTTTTGGAAGCTGCACGCCAGGTTCGTCATGAAATTGGGCGCGAAAACTGCTTCTTCATTCACTGTTCTTTGGTGCCCTACCTTGCTACGTCAGGTGAGTTGAAAACAAAACCCACCCAGCATTCAGTAGCAGAATTACGCGGCATCGGTATTTTGCCTGATGCACTTGTGCTTCGTTGTGATCGCGAAGTGCCACAGGGGTTGAAAGACAAGATCGCGATGATGTGCGATGTTGATTATGAAGGAGTCGTGTCCTGCCCTGACTCCAGCTCCATCTACAACATTCCGGATGTGTTGTACCGCGAACATTTGGATACCTTCATCATCCGTCGTCTTGGTCTGCCCTTCCGCGACGTTGATTGGAGCACCTGGCATGATTTGCTTGAGCGTGTGAACAATCCACGTCATGAAATCACCGTGGGTATCGTCGGCAAGTATATTGACCTCCCCGATGCTTATCTCTCAGTCGTGGAGGCTGTGCGCGCGGCAGGGTATGCGAACTGGACTCGCACCAATATTAAGTGGATTACCTCTGATGATTGTGAAACTCCAGCAGGTGCCATGAAAGCACTGGGTGGGTTGAATGCCATCGTGGTTCCAGGTGGATTTGGTATCAGAGGCATCGAAGGGAAAATCGGTGCCATTACCTTTGCTCGTGAGCATAAGATCCCATTGCTTGGTCTTTGTCTTGGCTTGCAGTGCACAGTCATTGAAGCGGCACGCCAAGCAGGCCTTGATCAGGCTTCTTCCACTGAATTTGATCCAGATGCAAGCCAGCCGGTGATTGCGACGATGGAAGAGCAAAAAGCTGCAGTATCTGGCGAAGCCGATTTGGGTGGCACTATGCGTTTGGGAGCATATCCAGCAACACTTCAAGAAGGCTCTGTGGTTGCTTCGTTGTATGGCACGACGGAAGTTTCCGAGCGTCACCGCCACCGCTATGAGGTCAACAATGCCTACCGTGAACAGATTGCTCAGGGTTCTGACTTGGTATTTTCTGGCACTTCGCCGGACGGCCATTTGGTGGAATTTGTGGAATATCCACGAAACGTGCACCCATTTTTGGTGGCAACGCAAGCTCACCCTGAGTATAAATCACGGCCAACCAATGCTCATCCGCTGTTTTATGGCCTGGTGAAGACTGCGTTGGAGCTGCGTGTCCACCCCTAG
- the steA gene encoding putative cytokinetic ring protein SteA encodes MGCMSLFNRKADLPGLQGATRVCTPQGKGLKRLSEGDLAVIDAPDLSRTFAQRLIAAKPAAVLNVSRFTTGAVPNFGPQMLIDAGIQLVEGFGHELLDGTKEGKKGRLTEDGQLFYGERLIANGSVLSGPAAENAFADAQQSLLDRMEAYFGNTIQFIHSEAPLLIDGLGIPDTGQGIEGRKVLIASPGDNHRSRLKELRNFIREYDPVLIGVDGAADTLVELGYKPALIVGNPTGIGADALRSGANVILPADPDGHAVGLERIQDLGIGAMTFPSSVSSSTDLALLLADYHNPQMIVNVGGPVTLDGVFENRDDSDPAALLTRAKVGTKLVDGSVIASLYTVRSTSNLGWLWALLAILVVLAVVIAIAGTAGSGSFTDNLIDTWNSFALTVQGWFK; translated from the coding sequence ATGGGCTGCATGAGTCTGTTCAACCGCAAAGCCGACCTGCCCGGCCTGCAGGGTGCAACCAGAGTATGCACGCCGCAGGGCAAAGGGCTAAAGCGTCTGTCCGAAGGCGATCTTGCCGTCATTGATGCACCAGATCTTTCCAGGACCTTCGCCCAACGATTGATCGCAGCAAAACCCGCCGCTGTGCTCAACGTATCTCGGTTCACCACAGGCGCCGTGCCAAATTTCGGCCCGCAAATGCTTATCGACGCCGGCATCCAACTCGTAGAAGGCTTCGGCCACGAGCTTCTCGACGGCACCAAAGAGGGTAAAAAGGGCCGACTGACAGAAGACGGACAACTTTTTTACGGCGAGCGCCTCATCGCAAACGGCAGCGTTCTTAGTGGACCAGCCGCCGAAAACGCATTCGCCGATGCACAGCAATCACTACTTGACCGAATGGAAGCATATTTTGGCAACACCATTCAGTTCATTCACTCCGAAGCACCTCTGCTGATCGATGGCCTAGGCATCCCAGACACCGGCCAAGGCATTGAAGGCCGCAAAGTGCTCATCGCATCACCAGGTGATAACCACCGCAGCAGACTCAAAGAACTACGCAACTTTATCCGCGAATACGACCCTGTACTCATCGGTGTCGATGGTGCAGCAGACACCCTCGTTGAACTCGGTTACAAGCCTGCCCTCATCGTAGGAAACCCCACGGGAATTGGTGCGGATGCTCTTCGCAGTGGCGCAAACGTCATTTTGCCTGCCGATCCTGATGGGCATGCGGTCGGGCTTGAGCGCATCCAAGATCTTGGTATCGGTGCAATGACTTTCCCGTCTTCTGTTAGCTCCTCAACGGATTTAGCCTTGCTGCTTGCGGATTATCACAACCCTCAGATGATCGTGAACGTTGGCGGCCCGGTCACACTCGATGGCGTATTTGAAAACCGCGACGATTCCGATCCCGCCGCGCTGCTCACGCGCGCCAAAGTAGGTACAAAGCTTGTCGACGGATCCGTCATCGCAAGCCTCTACACCGTTAGAAGCACCAGCAACCTTGGATGGCTGTGGGCACTTTTAGCAATCCTGGTTGTCCTAGCAGTGGTTATCGCAATCGCAGGCACTGCAGGATCTGGCTCTTTCACCGACAACCTCATTGACACCTGGAACAGCTTCGCGCTGACAGTCCAGGGTTGGTTCAAATAG
- a CDS encoding TlyA family RNA methyltransferase: MVARRRLDAELVRRKIARSREHAVEMIRGRRVFVAGMLALKPATVVEPEVSIRVEEDASEDWASRGAHKLIGALEFFEPLGLKVKGRRVLDAGASTGGFTDVLLRREASEVVAVDVGYGQLIWRLQNDDRVRVVDRTNIRYMTLEDTGGECDMMVGDLSFISLKLTLPAIANVLSEGADLLPMVKPQFEVGKDRLGSGGVVRSPELRAEVTADVAKFAATLGLSLKQVVASPLPGPSGNVEYFLWLVKDGGASMPDDEKLLAMIDTAVKEGPQ, encoded by the coding sequence ATGGTTGCACGCAGAAGACTAGACGCAGAACTTGTTCGTCGAAAGATCGCACGTTCTAGGGAACATGCGGTTGAAATGATCCGTGGCCGTCGAGTTTTTGTCGCAGGAATGCTTGCACTCAAACCAGCAACAGTAGTGGAACCTGAGGTATCCATTCGTGTTGAGGAAGATGCCAGCGAGGATTGGGCTTCACGCGGAGCGCATAAACTCATCGGTGCGTTGGAATTTTTTGAGCCCTTAGGGCTCAAGGTCAAAGGCCGACGGGTGCTAGATGCCGGCGCGTCTACAGGCGGATTTACGGATGTCTTGCTGCGTCGAGAAGCGTCTGAAGTCGTAGCTGTTGACGTCGGCTATGGGCAGTTGATTTGGCGGTTGCAAAATGATGACCGGGTGCGGGTCGTGGATCGCACAAATATCAGATACATGACGCTGGAAGATACCGGCGGTGAATGCGACATGATGGTGGGAGATCTATCTTTTATTTCCCTCAAACTCACTTTGCCGGCCATCGCGAACGTCTTAAGTGAGGGTGCTGATCTGCTCCCCATGGTCAAGCCTCAATTTGAAGTTGGGAAAGATCGCTTGGGCAGCGGCGGAGTGGTGCGTTCACCCGAACTGCGGGCAGAAGTAACCGCTGATGTTGCCAAATTTGCTGCAACTTTGGGCTTGAGCTTAAAACAGGTAGTTGCATCACCTCTTCCAGGCCCTTCAGGCAACGTAGAATATTTCTTATGGCTGGTCAAAGACGGTGGAGCATCAATGCCAGACGATGAGAAACTTCTAGCGATGATCGATACGGCTGTGAAAGAAGGTCCGCAATAA
- a CDS encoding HAD-IIA family hydrolase — MSVITEYDSLLLDLDGTVYEGGRAIEHAVSSINSSGLPLMYVTNNASRAPEVVAEQLRDIGLDQTTAEHVMTSAQAACQMAAEKIPVGSRVYVLGTESFRDLARNAGFEVVDSADDQPQAVLHGHNPETGWAQLSEAALAINAGAQYFASNLDSTLPMERGRHIGNGSMVAAVTHATGVTPLSAGKPGPAMFYAAAAALNSTKPLAVGDRLDTDIAGGNAAGMDTFQVLTGVSGFYDLVYAVPEQRPTYIAASLQDLYSEPGSLRPGSQGGFKALIDGATLVISGGDSSAGPTPIAALRTALEKAWASTSPITDVRADSELAAQALKNWW; from the coding sequence ATGAGTGTAATCACGGAATATGACAGCCTTCTTTTAGATCTAGATGGCACCGTCTACGAGGGCGGCCGGGCTATTGAACATGCAGTTTCTTCGATCAACAGCTCAGGTTTGCCCTTAATGTATGTCACTAATAATGCTTCCCGTGCCCCGGAGGTAGTGGCTGAACAACTTCGTGATATTGGTCTTGATCAGACCACTGCCGAGCATGTGATGACTTCGGCTCAAGCAGCCTGCCAGATGGCAGCAGAGAAAATTCCTGTGGGTTCTAGAGTCTATGTTTTGGGTACTGAGTCGTTCCGCGACCTGGCTCGGAACGCTGGTTTTGAAGTTGTTGATTCCGCCGATGACCAGCCACAAGCAGTGTTGCACGGACACAATCCAGAGACTGGTTGGGCGCAATTGAGCGAGGCTGCGCTGGCAATTAATGCCGGGGCACAGTATTTTGCCTCCAACTTAGATTCCACCCTTCCGATGGAACGCGGTCGCCATATCGGCAATGGATCGATGGTGGCTGCCGTGACTCATGCAACGGGCGTAACGCCACTGTCTGCAGGAAAACCTGGCCCGGCTATGTTTTATGCCGCCGCAGCTGCACTAAATTCTACAAAACCGTTGGCTGTAGGTGATCGTCTTGATACTGATATCGCCGGTGGTAACGCCGCTGGGATGGACACGTTCCAGGTCTTAACCGGCGTCAGTGGATTCTATGACCTTGTATACGCAGTACCGGAGCAACGCCCCACGTATATCGCCGCCTCCTTGCAGGACCTTTATAGCGAACCGGGCAGCTTGCGGCCAGGTAGTCAGGGAGGTTTTAAGGCGCTTATCGACGGCGCCACCCTGGTCATTTCCGGCGGCGATTCCTCCGCAGGCCCAACGCCGATTGCAGCACTACGTACTGCCTTAGAGAAAGCCTGGGCAAGCACATCACCAATCACGGATGTCCGAGCTGACTCTGAATTGGCAGCACAAGCACTTAAAAACTGGTGGTAA